From the Bacteroidia bacterium genome, one window contains:
- a CDS encoding pilus assembly protein HicB, translated as MKTSDTYHKWVEWREEDQAYLGKCPDLMTGIHGDDPRVVYRDLCAVVEDIIAHFESIGRPLPPPRVRPMQEVA; from the coding sequence ATGAAAACCAGCGATACATATCACAAGTGGGTTGAATGGAGGGAAGAAGATCAGGCATACCTCGGGAAATGCCCGGATCTGATGACCGGTATTCACGGAGATGATCCGCGGGTGGTATATCGCGATCTGTGCGCCGTCGTCGAGGATATCATTGCGCATTTCGAGTCAATAGGCCGCCCGCTTCCGCCGCCGCGTGTGCGTCCGATGCAAGAGGTGGCCTGA
- a CDS encoding PAS domain-containing protein, translated as MSLRIVIWHGLVYALGLLCPSQLYAQDDERYPLEDSWRWVRFGQSSGLPSNRVYDVIEAPDGTPWAWSETGIAWYDGFRWRGLGSVLRGMEMTTSRFHGFMRDKLVVRIGGRVGLVDTSGIELLPMHDVSDIMVNGGDSLLFRKADRLFLYLHCEAVALKPPPWFNSQGKPYAAYPDRRRYFSGPGGLYRISGRKHENLLETNMRGLGIIAISVNSGGEGVVLINSPVEMQGTWEWDLHKGAKMTPIRSHRIPLHTAISEDGYAVVLHEDGMYSTRSDGSWCALRRLRQDLNDVHRIRFAKNGDLWVATNNGLFLCRLSSVAVRSFQWPENDKRNRINDIIRDRNGNVWCATSGGIVRISPDGAERRWTRILGTRFSVVTGVCEDNEGGIWICSGVDFSGAFRWDGRQWFKYETHANGRAANIHRIFRGRGDRLWFAGISPDYTLAPEDNPGVFVWERAVLRHWEHSDGLPHSRVYAVNETSDGTLWFGTYNGVGKFRDGQWTMLAQGARPGWRYVMSITPHSDGNVYFGMAASTARGLGVIDAQENVRYVDVADGLPDNKVWEVKSDADGRLWVASGNGLGCMQNGDWTVYREQAGLPSASLWPLYPCGDSLYVGTSSSGWVRIDISKLRTSPPRIDLDAPIVEGREVLLSWTPLLYYGGLEPNQVYCRYRMDSGEWSRWLQGRTIKLSDAAYGAHSFHIQARGLHGEYDVLGSSLEFYVPYPPILRWYILGPLLVLLTVLIYLSVRYIRGKIAYNSELRRSLERYQMLNNLLVNNASLNRELQHSEQRYRMTTELMSDFAFGFDVSPNGSWSVQWMTESYSRLTGYSLDESRYTGFIRKFIIYDDFAKLIESRRSVNQGLQVHIEYRVRTKSGSVLWLESELSPVKNPESGVVTQVYGIARDITQRKASSERLRCLAGDLVQTEERERRRMATFLHDVISQSIALAYLKLHRWQKRAAPDDAALDEVRGMLDHVIEDAHTLTFDLCPPIIHELNLAEAITWQVRQLQRQHGVELLTSYNGIDVRVDPELHVLLFRAVRELIVNALKHAQALHIRVEVQRDLDMVILRVIDDGVGFPTGQSDAGDEEDRGGFGLRNIRRRLSDFGIDVVVESTPREGSAVSLCVPLGLIRSLSEGGGDGILTTDRESKTETESKTATAHDTSIEETT; from the coding sequence ATGTCGTTGAGAATCGTCATTTGGCATGGGTTGGTTTACGCTCTGGGGCTGCTTTGTCCATCGCAGCTTTACGCACAGGATGATGAGCGATATCCACTAGAGGATTCCTGGCGATGGGTGCGCTTCGGGCAAAGTTCGGGACTGCCGTCGAATCGCGTGTACGATGTTATCGAGGCGCCGGACGGTACGCCGTGGGCCTGGAGCGAAACAGGAATCGCCTGGTATGATGGCTTCCGCTGGCGTGGCCTGGGTTCCGTCCTTCGGGGCATGGAAATGACCACTTCCCGATTCCACGGCTTTATGCGCGATAAGCTGGTTGTCCGTATCGGTGGCCGTGTAGGGCTTGTCGATACAAGTGGAATTGAGTTGCTGCCGATGCATGATGTGTCGGATATTATGGTCAATGGTGGTGATTCTCTCTTATTTCGAAAAGCTGATCGGCTTTTTCTCTACCTGCACTGCGAAGCGGTAGCTCTGAAACCGCCGCCATGGTTCAATTCGCAAGGTAAACCATACGCTGCGTATCCCGACAGAAGAAGGTATTTCTCCGGACCGGGGGGCTTGTACCGCATCTCTGGCAGGAAGCATGAAAACCTGCTTGAGACAAACATGAGGGGGTTGGGAATCATTGCAATCAGCGTCAATAGCGGAGGGGAGGGTGTGGTCTTAATCAATTCGCCCGTGGAAATGCAGGGCACATGGGAATGGGACCTGCACAAGGGAGCAAAAATGACACCGATCAGGTCTCATCGAATACCCCTGCATACAGCGATTTCTGAGGACGGATATGCCGTAGTCCTCCATGAAGATGGCATGTACTCGACGCGATCTGACGGGAGCTGGTGTGCACTGCGGCGGCTGCGGCAGGATTTGAACGATGTTCATAGAATCCGCTTCGCCAAAAACGGGGATCTGTGGGTGGCAACGAACAACGGTCTGTTTCTGTGTCGGCTCTCCTCGGTCGCGGTGCGGAGTTTCCAGTGGCCGGAGAACGATAAACGCAATCGCATCAATGATATCATCCGAGATCGTAATGGGAATGTCTGGTGTGCGACGAGTGGCGGAATTGTGCGCATTTCACCTGATGGGGCTGAACGGAGATGGACCAGGATTCTGGGAACGCGCTTCTCCGTCGTTACCGGTGTCTGTGAAGACAATGAAGGTGGTATCTGGATATGCAGCGGCGTAGATTTTTCTGGAGCGTTCCGATGGGACGGTCGGCAGTGGTTTAAATACGAAACACATGCGAACGGGAGGGCTGCGAACATTCACAGGATATTCCGCGGACGGGGGGACCGTCTTTGGTTTGCCGGAATATCTCCGGATTATACCCTGGCACCGGAGGACAATCCGGGAGTATTCGTGTGGGAGCGCGCAGTACTGCGTCACTGGGAGCATAGCGATGGATTGCCGCATAGCCGGGTATACGCGGTCAACGAAACGTCCGATGGGACGCTTTGGTTCGGCACGTACAATGGCGTCGGAAAATTCAGGGATGGTCAGTGGACGATGCTTGCTCAAGGCGCTCGTCCCGGCTGGCGCTACGTGATGTCCATTACTCCACATTCCGACGGCAATGTGTACTTTGGCATGGCGGCCAGCACCGCCCGCGGTTTGGGAGTGATCGATGCGCAGGAAAATGTCCGGTATGTCGACGTAGCTGACGGATTGCCGGACAACAAAGTGTGGGAAGTGAAGTCTGACGCAGACGGTCGTCTCTGGGTGGCCTCCGGCAACGGCTTGGGCTGTATGCAGAATGGGGATTGGACGGTATATCGCGAACAGGCAGGCCTTCCTTCGGCGAGCCTTTGGCCGCTGTATCCTTGCGGTGATTCGCTGTATGTGGGTACGAGTTCGAGTGGATGGGTGCGAATCGATATAAGTAAACTACGAACATCTCCTCCTCGTATTGACCTCGATGCGCCCATAGTTGAAGGGAGGGAAGTCCTGCTTTCGTGGACGCCACTGCTGTATTACGGAGGCCTTGAACCCAATCAGGTATACTGCCGGTATCGTATGGATAGTGGTGAATGGAGTAGGTGGCTGCAGGGAAGAACTATCAAGCTGTCCGACGCGGCCTATGGCGCTCATTCTTTCCACATTCAGGCGAGGGGTCTACACGGAGAATATGATGTGCTGGGATCCTCACTGGAATTTTACGTCCCGTATCCTCCCATACTTCGTTGGTACATTCTCGGCCCACTGCTCGTCCTGTTGACCGTGCTGATCTACCTGAGCGTACGGTACATCAGAGGAAAAATTGCCTACAACAGTGAACTGCGTCGCAGTCTCGAGCGCTATCAAATGCTCAACAACCTCTTAGTGAACAACGCCTCTCTGAATCGTGAATTACAGCATAGCGAGCAACGATATCGGATGACCACTGAACTTATGTCCGATTTCGCCTTTGGCTTCGATGTTTCGCCCAATGGTTCATGGAGTGTGCAATGGATGACGGAGTCGTATTCACGCTTGACCGGATATAGTCTGGATGAAAGCCGCTACACGGGATTCATACGGAAATTCATCATATACGATGATTTTGCGAAGCTCATCGAAAGCAGGAGGAGCGTAAATCAAGGTCTCCAGGTACATATTGAATATCGTGTGCGCACAAAATCCGGCAGTGTGTTGTGGCTGGAGAGCGAACTCAGTCCTGTAAAAAATCCGGAAAGCGGTGTGGTAACGCAGGTGTACGGCATAGCCCGCGATATCACGCAGAGGAAGGCAAGCAGCGAGCGATTGCGATGTCTGGCGGGTGATCTCGTGCAAACGGAGGAAAGGGAACGGCGTCGCATGGCCACCTTTCTGCATGACGTCATCAGTCAGTCGATTGCACTCGCATATCTGAAGCTTCACCGCTGGCAGAAGCGTGCCGCACCGGATGACGCGGCTCTTGACGAGGTGCGCGGCATGCTGGATCATGTCATTGAGGACGCCCATACCCTGACGTTTGACCTGTGTCCCCCCATCATCCACGAGCTCAATCTCGCCGAAGCAATCACCTGGCAGGTTCGCCAGCTCCAGAGGCAGCATGGTGTGGAGTTGTTGACATCATACAACGGCATTGACGTTCGGGTAGACCCGGAGCTTCACGTACTCCTGTTCCGCGCTGTGCGGGAATTGATCGTAAACGCTCTCAAACATGCACAAGCCCTGCATATTCGTGTGGAAGTGCAGCGCGATCTCGACATGGTGATCCTCCGCGTGATCGACGATGGCGTCGGCTTTCCGACCGGGCAATCCGATGCCGGGGATGAAGAAGATCGCGGAGGATTCGGTTTGCGCAACATACGGAGACGGCTCTCCGACTTCGGCATCGACGTAGTGGTGGAGAGCACACCAAGAGAGGGAAGCGCGGTATCGTTGTGTGTGCCATTGGGCCTGATTCGCTCCCTGAGTGAAGGCGGCGGAGATGGAATCTTAACGACCGATAGAGAATCCAAAACGGAAACAGAAAGCAAAACGGCAACGGCGCACGATACCAGCATAGAGGAGACCACATGA
- a CDS encoding T9SS type A sorting domain-containing protein translates to MHVRDQISVFVSDSDRRHHAFFSAVASNGLEHIDRQVHNNAPVTFSQYRLRQIDTDGSVAYTSVIEVSAAGTSVATSLALPSPHPVLANSTATVRVSLSLPAQCRIHIIDVLGRVVQSSASRELPGDESSFSLDARGLQSSAYMLLLEGDGMRMSRRFVIAK, encoded by the coding sequence TTGCATGTTCGCGATCAGATTTCCGTATTCGTCTCCGACAGCGACAGGCGGCACCACGCCTTCTTCTCCGCCGTGGCGAGCAATGGCTTGGAACATATCGACAGACAGGTGCACAACAATGCTCCCGTAACATTTTCGCAATACCGTCTTCGTCAGATCGATACGGACGGGAGTGTTGCGTATACATCGGTGATTGAGGTAAGCGCGGCGGGCACCTCTGTCGCCACCTCGCTCGCCCTCCCCTCTCCGCATCCGGTACTTGCCAACAGCACGGCGACTGTACGTGTGTCGCTGTCTCTGCCCGCGCAGTGCCGAATACACATCATCGATGTACTCGGCCGGGTTGTGCAGAGTAGTGCCAGCCGCGAGCTCCCCGGCGACGAATCGAGCTTTTCTCTCGACGCCCGCGGCCTGCAGTCCAGCGCCTACATGCTGCTGCTGGAAGGCGATGGGATGAGAATGTCGCGGAGATTCGTCATCGCAAAGTGA